In Shewanella psychrotolerans, the genomic stretch CAAGGCGCGCACTTGTTTCGCGCGAGCACGCTCGCCTTTGCTCAATAGTTCTAGCAGTGGCAGGGTAAAGCCCGCCGTCTTGCCCGTGCCGGTTTGTGCCGCCGCCATTACATCCTTGCCTTCTAACACTGCAGGTATTGCCTGTGCTTGGATAGGAGAGGGTGTTTCATAACCTTTGTGGGCTACAGCTTTTAAGATTGGGGCGGATAAACCTAGGGAGGTAAAACTCATAGATGGGTCTCTTGGGGCTGCCAAGGGCAGCAAAATTTCAGGTGCCAGGTACGCTGGCGGGCGTGCATCTTACAGGATCTGCTTAATAATCGCTAATTATTCGGTGAAACTAGGCGAGCAAACGTACAGTTAAAAGATTACGTTGGGTCTTTCGTGTGGATAAAAGTATAGGCTAATCGCTCTGAAAGTGTAAAAAGCAGTGAGTGATCGTCGCTTGCATCGCGGCGGCATGGTGAATATTTGCTTAGCGGGTTAAGTAAAATCAATTTAATGCTATTATTCTGTCGCTCATGATTGAGTTTTGTGCAAAGGAGACTACAATAGCCGCCTTTCTGCTTTACATCATTTTTATGTCAGCAGCACCCAACCCATATTGATAGCGAACTAGACACTCGAAGATCGAATTAGGAAATACAATGACGCAACAAAAGAAATACGGTCTTCGTGTGATCGAAGCCGAAGGTACATGGACTGCACAAGTGACTCGCCGCATGACTGCACGTAAGACGGTTGTCTCTAAATCTCAAAAAGGTTTCGCTACCGAAGCAGAAGCCAATGAGTGGGGCAATAAAGCATTACAACAGATTGTTGAAAATCTCATGGTGCGTAACGAACGTCGTGCTAAGCAACGCGCGGAGCGCGATCAGGCTTTGGCCGAGAAGGATGCTGCTGCCGAGAAATGGCGCGCCGAACACGATGCAGATGAAGACGACATCTACGACGAAGACGACAAATAAAATCCTGTCGGCCAGTTGATGAAAAAGCCCAGAGGATGCTATGCATCTCTGGGCTTTTTTGTGTCTAACATTAAGTCATTTAGGTTTGCTGCTAGCTTACTTACTGCTTAGCCTAGCGTGACCTTAAGAGTGCAAACAATATTAGCTAATATAACTCTGCCCTGCATATAGCACAAAGTGTCTCAGCGCCAGCACCCCGGTGAGGCTACAGCAAGCCACCGCGATCATCACGCCCTTGCTGTGGCGCGTCTGTGATGGCATCAGCATGGTGAGCAGTGGGATGGCAAAACCGATACCGACCACACCGACCCAGAAGACACTTGCCCACACACCTGTAGTGAGTGACACCAGCGCCGCTGCAGCTGCACCGCCCTTGAAGTAGAGGGCGCAGAACAGCATGAACAGGAACATGATCTCGCTTAGCATCACGGGCAGTTCTAGGCCGTGCATCTTACCCAGATTCGCATCATGGGGGTGAGTGTTAAACATCAGCAGCGCGCCAACGGCGTTGGCTGCGGCGCCTGCAGACAGACCCGATACCAAAAAGAGTGCCGGTAGCACAGCCGTGTTTAACATCGGGTAGGCGTTCATCGCTGAGATGAGGAAGCCTGTATAGGCACCGACACCAATGGCGAGCACAAATAACACCACTTCCATCACCTTTCTAAATGGCATTAATGCGTGTGCCACTGGCACTAGGAAGCCCAATTTCCACTTAGGCAGCTCATCTCGCAACACAATTAAGGAGTAGGCGATCCCTATGGGTGAGTAAGCTAACAAAGCCAGCACCCCTATGGACATTACCGAGCTCAAGTTGTAGTTGATTAGAATAAGCCAGAAATCAAATGGCTTAGTTAAATCAAATATTAAGCAGGCAAGACCGACAGAGATAGCCACTGGGCTGATAATCGCCGCCGCTTTTAATATTGCACTCTCTACCGACTTATCTTTGCTGTACCAGCGCAGACCTATGCCGATCAGGATGGAGCCTGCCGAGAGGCCTGCCATAAACAGGTAGACCGCGATAATCCAGTTCCAGGTGACTGGATCATATTGCGCCATATCGCCCCAGGTATTGTTCATGACTGTATCCCCCCTCGTTTAGTTGGAATGCGATAAACCCTGGGTTTAGTACCCAGATGGGTTTTCTCCTGATAGGTCGCTTTAGTGTTGATCAGTTTGGCCACCTCGCTGCTTGGATCGTTGGCATCGCCAAAGGTGAGTGCATCGGTGGGACACACGGTCACGCAGGCTGGCAGTTCGCCGCGGGCTAGGCGGGTATCCTTACAGAAGTTACACTTGTCGGCCGCCTTGGTTTCAGGGTTAATGAAACGTACCTTGTAGGGACAGGCCGCCACACAGTACATACAGCCGACGCACTTATCTTCTTTGATTGAGACCAGTCCATCTTCGCCCACATAGGCCGCGCCTGTCGGACAGACGGTGACACAAGGCGCGTTTTCACATTGCTGACAGGAGACGCGGTTGTATTTAAAGTGCAGGTGCGGGGCATCGCCAAAGGGGCCTTCGACCCGCACTTGCAGACGGGTGACCCCTTCTGGGGTACCGTTTTCGCTGCGACAGGCGACGCTACAGGCCTGGCAGCCGATGCAGCGATTCTCGTCGTGCACCATTACATATCTTTTACTCATACTGGACTCCTATTAGATCTTCGCTAGCGTGATGCCAGTAGTGTGAATATTCATGCCGCAGACAGGCGCCGTTTTGTTTGGCAGCAGGTTACCGCAGTGAACCCCTTTGCCGGTCGCTCTGGATAGCTCTTTGTTTTTAGAGCCGAAGCCCATGTAGGCGAACACGGTATCCTGACGAATACCCAGAGTGACCAGGGCGGTACCTTCTTCGCTGCCGACACTGCTGGTGAGACGTATCTTATCGCCGCTGGCGATCCCTAAGCGTCCTGCGGTGATAGGGTGGATCCACACGCCGTTGTCAGACATCAGGTTGGCCAGCATGGGCACGTTGTGGGTGGCACCATTGGTGTGCACCGCTACCTTGCCCTGAATAAAGTAGAGTTCGTTGTCCTGTTTGAGTTTGACTGGACGATACTTAATGACTCCGCGACCGGCGGCCATCTGCTCGACCTTATCTGAGCTGAGTTCTATCTTGCCGCTAGGGGTCTTGAAGCTCATGGCGCTGGCATAGGTGCCGTCGTCATCGGTAGGTTTAGCATTGGGATACTGCTTCACGAACGCCGCTACCATAGCGGGTTCACGCAGCATTAGCGGCTTGCCGTAGCTGACATAGCCCTTCTCTTTAATTTCATTTAAGCGTGCCACGTCACGATCGACTTGCAGCAGTTGCAGGCTTTCCATGTTTTCCCATGGGAAGTATTGCCCTAGACCCATCTCATGGCCTAATTCTTTGAAGATCTGCCAGCTTGGCTTAGTGTTGCCTATGGTCTCAACCACACGTTGACGCACGTAGTAGGCTGGACTCTTGCCTGACTTGTCGGCGATCTCTTCGTCCCGTTCCAGATAGGTGGATTCGGGGAGAATGATGTCGGCGTAGGCCGCCGTTTCGCTGATATAAACATCACAGCTGACCACAAACTCGAGTTTCTTCAGGGTCTCAACCACCAAGGCTCTGTCTGTCATGGTCTGCATCGGGTTGGTGCGGCTCATCACCCAGGCTCTAAGCTGATAGGGTTTGGCTGCTAAGGTGGCATCGAGAATGGTTTGATAGATACCGCCTGATGACCACATCATGGCGTACTGCTCATCTACCTGGTCGATACGCTTGGCTTGAGGCTTAGGCATGCCTTCGACACCGGGTTTACCTAAACCTGGAGCGACCTTGTCACCGGCAAACTTGTTGTAAGTTTTAGCCTTCTTACCCAGGTAGAGGCCGCCCTTGCGCTCAATGTTGCCGATTAACACGTTGGCGGCAAACAGGGCGCGGCGCATCTCAAACTCTTCTGGTGTGAAGGTGGCGCGGTGACCAAAGTCCACTACGGCATGGGGCGCCTTGCCGGCAAACTCATGGGCGATGCGGCGAATGTCCTTGGCGGGCACGTCGCTGATCCCTTCGGCCCATTCTGGAGTGTAGGCTTTGACCTCCTTGGCGAAGGCATCAAATCCTTCCACGTGGCGCTCGATAAAGGCCTGGTCGTAGAGGTTGTCGTAGATCAGCACATGGCACAGGGCTAGCGCGACGGTGACATCCGTACCCGGACGTATGGCAAACCATTCGTCCGCTTTGTCGGCGACCACGGAGAAGCGTGGTTCGAATACCACTAACTTGGCGCCTTTATCCATCTGCGCCTTCATCATGCCGCGAGTCTCGGACATGTTGATCCCTTCATAGAGATTGTGACCGAAGTTGATGATGTATTTGGAGTTGCCTAAGTCACGCTTCACTTTAGTGCCAAACATCGCCTTGGCGGCAATCACATAACCACCCGGGCAGGTAGTGGCATGGGTAAAGGTATTGGGTGAGCCAAATGCCTTGGCTAAATGGAACAGGTGGCCTGAGAGTGAGCCTGATTTAGAGGAGAAGGCCACGGCCTCTGGGCCATGATCTTGC encodes the following:
- a CDS encoding DUF3622 domain-containing protein, which produces MTQQKKYGLRVIEAEGTWTAQVTRRMTARKTVVSKSQKGFATEAEANEWGNKALQQIVENLMVRNERRAKQRAERDQALAEKDAAAEKWRAEHDADEDDIYDEDDK
- the nrfD gene encoding NrfD/PsrC family molybdoenzyme membrane anchor subunit, which codes for MNNTWGDMAQYDPVTWNWIIAVYLFMAGLSAGSILIGIGLRWYSKDKSVESAILKAAAIISPVAISVGLACLIFDLTKPFDFWLILINYNLSSVMSIGVLALLAYSPIGIAYSLIVLRDELPKWKLGFLVPVAHALMPFRKVMEVVLFVLAIGVGAYTGFLISAMNAYPMLNTAVLPALFLVSGLSAGAAANAVGALLMFNTHPHDANLGKMHGLELPVMLSEIMFLFMLFCALYFKGGAAAAALVSLTTGVWASVFWVGVVGIGFAIPLLTMLMPSQTRHSKGVMIAVACCSLTGVLALRHFVLYAGQSYIS
- a CDS encoding 4Fe-4S dicluster domain-containing protein, producing MSKRYVMVHDENRCIGCQACSVACRSENGTPEGVTRLQVRVEGPFGDAPHLHFKYNRVSCQQCENAPCVTVCPTGAAYVGEDGLVSIKEDKCVGCMYCVAACPYKVRFINPETKAADKCNFCKDTRLARGELPACVTVCPTDALTFGDANDPSSEVAKLINTKATYQEKTHLGTKPRVYRIPTKRGGIQS
- the phsA gene encoding thiosulfate reductase PhsA translates to MIKLDRRTFIKGAGAGGASCALATLLPGSLAALEQKPLKGVGKEVASICEMCSTRCPISARVVDDKNVFISGNKEAKSFGGKVCARGGAGHSLLYDPQRIVKPLRRVGERGEGKWEEISWQEAYKTIAQKLNLIKQDHGPEAVAFSSKSGSLSGHLFHLAKAFGSPNTFTHATTCPGGYVIAAKAMFGTKVKRDLGNSKYIINFGHNLYEGINMSETRGMMKAQMDKGAKLVVFEPRFSVVADKADEWFAIRPGTDVTVALALCHVLIYDNLYDQAFIERHVEGFDAFAKEVKAYTPEWAEGISDVPAKDIRRIAHEFAGKAPHAVVDFGHRATFTPEEFEMRRALFAANVLIGNIERKGGLYLGKKAKTYNKFAGDKVAPGLGKPGVEGMPKPQAKRIDQVDEQYAMMWSSGGIYQTILDATLAAKPYQLRAWVMSRTNPMQTMTDRALVVETLKKLEFVVSCDVYISETAAYADIILPESTYLERDEEIADKSGKSPAYYVRQRVVETIGNTKPSWQIFKELGHEMGLGQYFPWENMESLQLLQVDRDVARLNEIKEKGYVSYGKPLMLREPAMVAAFVKQYPNAKPTDDDGTYASAMSFKTPSGKIELSSDKVEQMAAGRGVIKYRPVKLKQDNELYFIQGKVAVHTNGATHNVPMLANLMSDNGVWIHPITAGRLGIASGDKIRLTSSVGSEEGTALVTLGIRQDTVFAYMGFGSKNKELSRATGKGVHCGNLLPNKTAPVCGMNIHTTGITLAKI